The Oryza glaberrima chromosome 9, OglaRS2, whole genome shotgun sequence genome includes a window with the following:
- the LOC127784613 gene encoding uncharacterized protein LOC127784613, which yields MPPPLPHSPPPPAAADALGQILQALLPALLLAAESVKALHARWRAVHGTLLALQTSLAAAPDSAVSHPLFADLVASLLPALRSLQALSPRCQDPSLPGGRLRLQSDLDIAASSLSLLLHDLSLLLRSGILYVDPSASSPNAIVLQVPAPAASRADKSLFIRDAFARLQIGGLDLKLKALASLLDLLANDIAAESAHIVATDGDVAALLRLLDASSHSALRDRAAAAVAHLATACVASRKVVFDEGGLGPLLRVLDSGSAPATRERAVAAIEAITADVGSAWAVAAYGGVPILINACRPGSGSPVVQALAVAALKNVASIEDVRSALVEEGGLPILVDLLASGTIDAQKGSALCIWSLASLGDHEIQYQIVQAGALLPLLQALHTASGLDLHDTVLRAIHALAVVPAAARTLCSSPLFFAQLTDLMCRGGSILLQQMAADMVAELAPGVSDDTKRCMAPCICMLVKMMETAKPATVQESAGRALLALMTLKFNRKELVRDEKSVTRLLHMLDPRNEEIDKKYPVSVVLALALGGGNGTRRRLADSGICQHLQKLAEAEVPGAKKALQRISGNRLKSLLSRGWNN from the coding sequence atgccgccgccgctgccgcattCCCCGCCCCCACCGGCTGCCGCGGATGCGCTCGGCCAGATCTTGCAGGCTCTGCTCCCGGCGCTGCTCTTGGCTGCGGAGTCCGTGAAGGCGCTCCACGCCCGGTGGCGCGCGGTCCACGGCACGCTGCTCGCGCTCCAGACCTCTCTCGCCGCAGCACCGGACTCGGCCGTCTCCCACCCTCTCTTCGCCGACCTGGTGGCCTCGCTCCTCCCGGCGCTCCGCTCCCTGCAAGCGCTGTCCCCGCGCTGCCAGGACCCGTCACTCCctggcggccgcctccgcctccagaGCGACCTCGACATCGCTGCCTCCTCGCTCTCTCTGCTCCTCCACGACCTCTCGCTGCTCCTCCGCTCGGGGATCCTCTACGTCGATCCGTCGGCTTCGTCCCCCAACGCCATTGTGCTGCAGGTGCCCGCGCCAGCCGCGTCCCGGGCGGACAAGTCTCTCTTCATCCGGGACGCCTTCGCGAGGCTCCAGATCGGGGGGCTCGATCTCAAGCTCAAGGCGCTCGCCTCGCTACTGGACTTGCTTGCCAACGACATCGCCGCGGAGTCCGCGCACATCGTTGCCACCGACGGGGATGtcgccgcgctgctccgccTGCTCGACGCGTCGTCCCACTCCGCGCTACGGGACCGTGCGGCGGCTGCCGTGGCCCACCTCGCCACGGCCTGCGTGGCTTCGCGGAAGGTTGTGTTCGACGAGGGCGGCCTTGGCCCGCTCCTTCGCGTGCTCGACTCCGGCTCAGCGCCAGCCACGCGGGAACGCGCCGTGGCGGCCATTGAAGCCATCACCGCGGACGTCGGCAGCGCGTGGGCTGTTGCGGCATACGGAGGGGTACCCATCTTGATTAATGCGTGCCGACCTGGCTCCGGGTCCCCTGTGGTACAGGCTCTCGCTGTAGCGGCGCTCAAGAATGTGGCTTCCATCGAGGATGTGCGCTCAGCACTGGTTGAAGAGGGTGGACTGCCAATTCTTGTTGATCTGCTTGCAAGCGGCACTATTGACGCACAGAAGGGTTCTGCTCTCTGCATATGGTCTCTAGCATCCTTGGGAGACCATGAGATACAATACCAGATTGTCCAAGCAGGTGCATTGCTGCCACTACTGCAGGCGCTGCACACTGCTTCTGGCCTAGATCTCCATGACACTGTCTTACGCGCTATCCACGCACTCGCAGTGGTCCCTGCTGCTGCTAGAACTCTCTGCTCATCGCCGCTCTTCTTCGCGCAACTTACAGACCTCATGTGCCGTGGTGGTAGCATCTTGTTGCAGCAGATGGCCGCTGATATGGTTGCTGAACTTGCACCTGGCGTGAGCGACGACACCAAGCGGTGCATGGCACCGTGCATTTGCATGCTGGTTAAGATGATGGAGACAGCTAAGCCAGCTACTGTACAGGAGTCAGCTGGCCGTGCCTTGCTTGCTTTGATGACCTTGAAGTTTAACCGGAAGGAATTGGTCAGGGATGAGAAGAGTGTGACTAGGTTATTGCACATGCTTGATCCGAGGAATGAAGAGATTGATAAAAAGTATCCAGTCTCAGTTGTTCTAGCTCTAGCCTTGGGTGGTGGGAATGGGACACGGAGGCGGCTTGCGGATTCTGGCATTTGCCAGCATTTACAGAAGTTGGCTGAGGCTGAGGTGCCTGGTGCAAAGAAGGCTTTGCAGAGGATTTCTGGCAATCGACTCAAGAGCTTACTCTCTAGAGGATGGAACAACTAG